Proteins from a genomic interval of Zingiber officinale cultivar Zhangliang chromosome 1B, Zo_v1.1, whole genome shotgun sequence:
- the LOC121985935 gene encoding UNC93-like protein 1, whose translation MGSEEDPSPAAARLSPFRYNSPLVQVGLIGLVCFCCPGMFNALSGMGGGGQVDHTAANNANTALYTTFAVFGILGGGIYNLLGPRLTLFAGCSTYVLYAGSFLYYNHYHRQLFAIIAGAVLGVGAGLLWAGEGAIMTSYPPAGRKGTYISYFWTVFNMGGVIGGLIPFVLNYHRTDAASVNDGTYIAFMCFMATGAILSLAILPPSRVVRDDGTRASYIAYSSVRTESIEILKLFADWRMLLIAPAAWASNFFYTYQFNNVNGLLFTLRTKGLNNVFYWGAQMIGSISIGHLLDFSFKSRRTRGFVGITTVAILGTAIWAGGLANQLRYTDGVWTDELDFKDSGAKFAGPFVLYFSYGLLDAMFQSLCYWVIGALADDSQTLSRFSGFYKGVQSAGAAVAWQVDTRKTPLLSQLIVNWSLTTVSYPLLALLVLLAVKDKDESEDGQTEVAKASATLPIEDTLTSIIEIISN comes from the exons ATGGGATCGGAGGAGGACCCGAGTCCGGCGGCGGCCCGCCTCTCGCCGTTCCGGTACAACTCACCGCTGGTGCAGGTGGGCCTCATCGGCCTCGTGTGCTTCTGCTGCCCGGGGATGTTCAACGCGCTTTCTGGCATGGGCGGTGGAGGCCAGGTCGACCACACCGCCGCTAACAACGCCAACACTGCCCTTTACACTACCTTCGCCGTCTTCGGCATCCTCGGCGGCGGCATCTATAATCTCCTCGGCCCCCGCCTCACTCTCTTTGCTGGATGCTCTACCTACGTCCTCTATGCTGGCTCCTTCCTCTACTACAACCACTACCACCGCCAGCTCTTTGCTATCATCGCCGGCGCTGTGCTCGGAGTTGGCGCCGGCCTCCTCTGGGCCGGCGAAGGCGCCATCATGACTTCCTACCCGCCAGCGGGGCGGAAGGGGACATACATCTCCTATTTCTGGACCGTCTTCAACATGGGCGGAGTCATTGGCGGCCTCATCCCCTTCGTTCTCAATTACCACCGCACCGATGCCGCCTCTGTCAACGACGGCACCTACATCGCCTTTATGTGCTTCATGGCCACCGGCGCCATCCTCTCCCTCGCCATCCTTCCCCCCTCCCGAGTCGTGCGAGACGACGGCACCCGCGCCTCCTACATCGCATACTCCAGCGTGCGCACCGAGTCGATCGAGATCCTTAAACTCTTCGCCGACTGGCGGATGCTGCTCATCGCGCCGGCGGCCTGGGCCAGCAACTTCTTCTACACTTACCAGTTCAACAACGTCAACGGCCTCCTCTTCACCCTGCGTACCAAGGGGCTGAATAACGTCTTCTACTGGGGCGCGCAGATGATCGGCTCGATCTCTATTGGCCACTTGCTCGACTTCAGCTTCAAAAGTCGGCGGACCAGGGGATTCGTCGGCATCACTACCGTCGCCATACTCGGGACCGCCATCTGGGCCGGTGGGCTCGCTAACCAGCTACGGTACACCGATGGTGTCTGGACTGACGAACTAGACTTCAAGGATTCCGGGGCCAAGTTCGCCGGCCCCTTCGTCCTCTACTTCAGCTACGGCTTGCTGGACGCCATGTTCCAGAGCTTGTGCTATTGGGTCATCGGCGCACTGGCCGACGACTCCCAGACTCTTAGCAG GTTTAGTGGATTCTACAAGGGGGTACAGAGCGCCGGGGCGGCGGTGGCTTGGCAAGTCGACACGCGCAAGACTCCGCTTCTGTCCCAATTGATCGTGAACTGGTCCTTGACTACGGTCAGCTACCCACTGCTGGCTCTCTTGGTGCTGCTCGCTGTCAAAGACAAAGATGAGAGCGAGGATGGGCAGACCGAGGTGGCGAAGGCATCGGCTACTCTACCCATCGAGGATACTCTAACGTCAATAATAGAAATAATctctaattaa